A single region of the Corallococcus caeni genome encodes:
- a CDS encoding RecQ family ATP-dependent DNA helicase, giving the protein MPIATQDRSPLWPQLEQEARERFGVEDFRPGQRDIIEAVLAGRDVLGVLPTGAGKSLTFQLPALFVPGATVVVSPLIALMHDQREHLTERYDLDAAKLDSTLSASDLKTLQKEIRRGEHEFIYVTPEQLENPERLALLQRANVSLFVVDEAHCVSQWGHDFRPAYLSLGDAIRALGRPRVLALTATATPRVREDIRAQLGLQDPVVVCTGIQRDNLTLEVHRTVNPELKRQKLLELLRANDGSAIVYTATVRKADELWRWLRAEGLEAERYHGKLKASEREESQRRFMDGTTPVVVATKAFGLGIDKPDLRLVVHYHFPDSLESYYQEAGRAGRDGRPAKAALLYRLEDRRIQGFFLGGKYPRRDESQRLYQAATTLCARGRAVALKRLSEASGLGDKRTRVLVAQLVAAGVLEKGARGVKQLRAFDTLEELDAYLSAYEERHDGDRERLDAMMRYGSTTACRWKVLGTYFEEPLEDDCARCDNCRARAEGRFEARPPARSRPPVLHRESHHEVAAAPAA; this is encoded by the coding sequence ATGCCCATCGCGACGCAGGACCGCTCCCCCCTCTGGCCCCAGCTCGAGCAGGAGGCGCGCGAGCGCTTCGGCGTGGAGGACTTCCGGCCCGGGCAGCGGGACATCATCGAGGCGGTGCTGGCGGGGCGCGACGTGCTGGGCGTGCTGCCCACGGGCGCGGGCAAGAGCCTCACCTTCCAGCTCCCGGCCCTCTTCGTGCCCGGCGCCACGGTGGTGGTCAGCCCCCTCATCGCGCTGATGCACGACCAGCGCGAACACCTCACGGAGCGCTACGACCTGGACGCGGCGAAGCTGGACTCCACCCTGAGCGCCAGCGACCTGAAGACGCTCCAGAAGGAGATCCGCCGGGGCGAACACGAGTTCATCTACGTCACCCCGGAGCAGCTGGAGAACCCGGAGCGCCTGGCGCTGCTCCAGCGCGCCAACGTGAGCCTCTTCGTGGTGGACGAAGCGCACTGCGTCTCGCAGTGGGGCCACGACTTCCGGCCCGCCTACCTCTCGCTGGGGGACGCCATCCGCGCGCTCGGCCGGCCCCGGGTGCTGGCGCTCACGGCCACCGCCACGCCCCGCGTGCGCGAGGACATCCGCGCGCAGCTGGGCCTCCAGGATCCGGTGGTGGTGTGCACCGGCATCCAGCGCGACAACCTCACGCTGGAGGTCCATCGCACGGTGAACCCGGAGCTCAAGCGCCAGAAGCTGCTGGAGCTGCTGCGCGCCAACGACGGCAGCGCCATCGTCTACACAGCCACCGTGCGCAAGGCGGACGAGCTGTGGCGCTGGCTGCGCGCGGAAGGCCTGGAGGCGGAGCGCTACCACGGCAAGCTCAAGGCGTCCGAGCGCGAGGAGAGCCAGCGCCGCTTCATGGACGGCACCACGCCGGTGGTGGTGGCGACGAAGGCCTTCGGGCTGGGCATCGACAAGCCGGACCTGCGGCTCGTGGTGCACTACCACTTCCCCGACTCGCTGGAGAGCTACTACCAGGAGGCGGGCCGCGCGGGCCGCGACGGAAGGCCCGCGAAGGCGGCGCTGCTGTACCGCCTGGAGGACCGGCGCATCCAGGGCTTCTTCCTGGGCGGCAAGTACCCGCGCCGCGACGAGAGCCAGCGCCTCTACCAGGCCGCGACCACGCTGTGCGCGCGGGGCAGGGCCGTGGCCCTCAAGCGGCTGTCCGAAGCGAGCGGGCTGGGCGACAAGCGCACCCGCGTGCTGGTGGCGCAGCTGGTGGCCGCGGGCGTGCTGGAGAAGGGCGCGCGAGGCGTGAAGCAGCTGCGCGCGTTCGACACGCTCGAGGAGCTGGACGCGTACCTGAGCGCCTACGAGGAGCGCCACGACGGGGACCGCGAGCGCCTGGACGCGATGATGCGCTACGGCAGCACCACCGCGTGCCGCTGGAAGGTGCTGGGCACCTACTTCGAAGAGCCGCTGGAGGACGACTGCGCCCGCTGCGACAACTGCCGGGCCCGCGCGGAAGGCCGCTTCGAAGCCCGGCCGCCCGCCCGCTCGCGCCCGCCCGTACTTCACCGGGAGTCACATCATGAGGTCGCCGCCGCCCCAGCGGCGTGA
- a CDS encoding rhodanese-like domain-containing protein codes for MKTVLAVTAAALVGLLVVACAHSRPDDAAVGPEARRRVEAGATLLDVRSPEEFAAGHLQGAVNIPVDQLEQRLGELGSPRTPVVVYCRSGARSSRAERLLKEQGFQDVFNLGPMSAWP; via the coding sequence ATGAAGACCGTTCTCGCCGTGACCGCCGCCGCGCTCGTGGGTCTCCTCGTCGTTGCCTGTGCGCACTCGCGTCCGGACGACGCCGCCGTAGGGCCCGAGGCGCGCCGCCGGGTGGAGGCGGGCGCTACGCTGCTGGATGTCCGCTCGCCGGAGGAGTTCGCCGCCGGGCACCTGCAGGGCGCGGTGAACATCCCGGTGGACCAGCTGGAGCAGCGGCTCGGTGAGCTCGGCTCGCCACGGACGCCCGTGGTCGTCTATTGCCGGAGTGGCGCGCGCAGCAGCCGTGCCGAGCGCTTGCTGAAGGAGCAGGGGTTCCAGGACGTCTTCAACCTGGGCCCCATGTCAGCGTGGCCGTGA
- a CDS encoding sigma-70 family RNA polymerase sigma factor, whose product MSTRTDVQLMEAARTGDDKALDEVLARHEKQVYRFGLRMCGSEEDAKEVLQETLFTAFRGIHAFRGDAELSTWLYQVARTHCFRLRRKRVGVPESFQPLDSPAATHVAAAEATPDMVSHARQMGEVLQAAILALPDAHREVLILRDVEGLSAEEAAKVVGIEVRALKSRLHRARLQLREHLSTLMGEGAQGQAPACPELAQELSEFAAQEVDQATCVRLEDHLSRCPRCTEACDALKRTVSLCRRIPGDEVPAPVRAAVRQALSRALPV is encoded by the coding sequence ATGTCGACGCGAACCGATGTGCAGTTGATGGAGGCCGCGCGCACGGGCGACGACAAGGCCCTGGACGAGGTCCTCGCGCGTCACGAGAAGCAGGTGTACCGCTTCGGCCTGCGCATGTGTGGCTCGGAGGAGGACGCCAAGGAGGTGCTCCAGGAGACGCTGTTCACGGCCTTCCGGGGCATCCATGCGTTCAGGGGGGACGCGGAGCTGTCCACCTGGCTGTACCAGGTGGCCCGCACCCACTGCTTCCGCCTGCGCCGCAAGCGCGTCGGTGTGCCCGAGTCCTTCCAGCCGCTCGACTCTCCCGCGGCCACCCACGTCGCCGCGGCGGAGGCCACCCCGGACATGGTCTCCCATGCGCGGCAGATGGGAGAGGTGTTGCAGGCGGCCATCCTCGCGCTGCCGGACGCCCATCGGGAGGTGCTCATCCTCCGGGACGTGGAGGGGCTCTCCGCGGAGGAGGCGGCGAAGGTGGTGGGCATCGAGGTGCGAGCGCTCAAGAGCCGGCTGCACCGCGCGCGGCTCCAGCTGCGCGAACACCTCTCCACGCTCATGGGGGAGGGCGCGCAGGGGCAGGCCCCGGCGTGCCCGGAGCTGGCGCAGGAGCTCTCCGAGTTCGCCGCGCAGGAGGTGGACCAGGCCACCTGCGTGCGCCTCGAGGACCACCTGTCGCGCTGCCCGCGCTGTACCGAGGCGTGCGACGCGCTCAAGCGCACGGTGTCCCTGTGCCGGCGCATCCCCGGGGATGAAGTCCCAGCGCCCGTGCGCGCGGCGGTCCGGCAGGCGCTGTCACGTGCGCTGCCCGTGTGA
- a CDS encoding response regulator: MDDDPLVLELVERSISRYGFEVVTTRAALGVANLLRTEQPDIVLLDVNIPALSGDRILGVVRQFAGPDTLFILYSSMDESKLRELVRASGADGYIPKGVTGPELALKLSGLHHKRMANRPTPAVRVETAPQSQGTPAQVSMASR, from the coding sequence GTGGATGATGACCCACTCGTGCTCGAACTGGTGGAGCGCTCCATCAGCCGGTACGGCTTCGAGGTCGTCACCACGCGCGCGGCGCTGGGTGTGGCCAACCTGCTGCGGACCGAGCAGCCGGACATCGTGCTCCTGGACGTGAACATCCCGGCGCTGAGCGGTGACCGCATCCTGGGCGTGGTGCGCCAGTTCGCGGGGCCGGACACGCTGTTCATCCTGTACTCGTCCATGGACGAGTCGAAGCTGCGCGAGCTGGTGCGCGCGTCCGGGGCGGATGGCTACATCCCCAAGGGCGTCACCGGTCCGGAGCTGGCGCTGAAGCTGTCCGGTCTGCACCACAAGCGGATGGCGAACCGTCCCACGCCCGCGGTGCGCGTGGAGACCGCGCCCCAGTCCCAGGGCACCCCGGCCCAGGTGTCGATGGCGTCGCGGTAG
- a CDS encoding class I SAM-dependent methyltransferase has translation MTHDHSAHAPTHGFGADRAPHYDAQAAVNLAGYQAAYELGVSALAARLDGQETASLLHVGLGTGAELVPYQRFNVPGWRFTGVEPSGPMLEVARKRLEAEGLLARTHLHEGELRTLPPGPPFDGAQLMGVLHHVDGDEARVELLREVTRRLKPGAPLVLGCRVGKDPELTNVELRRLRAYGVTSEKLEARRQAYAKMQPIESDSALFAMFAQAGLVAPKTLFVSLQYKVFLARFGP, from the coding sequence ATGACCCACGATCATTCCGCCCACGCACCCACGCATGGCTTCGGCGCCGACCGCGCGCCCCATTACGACGCCCAGGCCGCGGTGAATCTCGCCGGCTACCAGGCGGCGTATGAGCTGGGAGTCAGCGCCCTGGCGGCCCGGTTGGACGGCCAGGAAACAGCGTCGCTGCTGCACGTGGGCCTGGGCACGGGCGCGGAGCTGGTGCCCTATCAGCGCTTCAACGTGCCGGGCTGGCGCTTCACGGGCGTGGAGCCCTCGGGCCCGATGCTGGAGGTCGCGCGCAAGCGATTGGAGGCGGAGGGGCTGCTCGCGCGCACGCACCTGCACGAGGGCGAGCTGCGCACCCTGCCGCCCGGTCCCCCGTTTGATGGCGCGCAGTTGATGGGAGTGCTGCACCACGTGGACGGAGACGAGGCCCGCGTCGAGTTGCTGCGAGAGGTGACGCGGAGGCTCAAGCCGGGAGCGCCGCTGGTGCTGGGCTGCCGCGTCGGCAAGGACCCCGAGCTGACGAACGTGGAGCTGCGGCGGCTGCGGGCGTACGGCGTGACTTCAGAGAAGCTGGAGGCCCGGCGTCAGGCCTACGCGAAGATGCAGCCCATCGAGTCCGATTCCGCCCTGTTCGCGATGTTCGCCCAAGCGGGGCTGGTGGCGCCGAAGACGCTCTTCGTCTCGCTCCAGTACAAGGTCTTCCTCGCGCGCTTCGGGCCCTGA
- a CDS encoding imm11 family protein gives MERHFYWVRLGDVPQWLIETPTRGTGEAFDEPWMFADGRVLEEPGRMKALITTPGKRRAFVFSVIEQAPIVSEAIANVFRALAPDDVQLFPVMVEGESDPFFVVNATKVVDAIDEARCREVHHYDEDDPAPGYEGEYNWIYGLRIDPMKTEGAQVFRLMKFKTAFIVSEDIKNALEAVGNLGVSFERVTGTPEPH, from the coding sequence GTGGAGCGCCATTTCTACTGGGTAAGGCTGGGTGACGTGCCGCAATGGCTCATCGAGACGCCGACACGAGGAACAGGTGAGGCGTTTGACGAGCCTTGGATGTTCGCGGATGGCCGTGTCCTTGAAGAACCAGGGCGTATGAAGGCCCTCATCACAACCCCAGGCAAGAGGCGGGCGTTCGTATTCTCCGTGATAGAGCAGGCCCCCATCGTCAGCGAGGCCATCGCGAACGTCTTCCGGGCACTGGCCCCCGATGACGTCCAGCTCTTTCCGGTGATGGTGGAGGGAGAGTCCGACCCGTTCTTCGTCGTCAATGCCACCAAGGTGGTTGATGCCATAGACGAGGCCCGGTGCCGGGAGGTGCATCACTATGACGAGGACGACCCTGCCCCTGGATATGAAGGGGAGTACAACTGGATCTACGGACTGCGAATCGACCCCATGAAGACCGAGGGCGCGCAGGTCTTCCGGCTGATGAAGTTCAAGACGGCGTTCATCGTGTCGGAGGACATCAAGAACGCCCTTGAAGCAGTCGGGAACCTGGGTGTGTCGTTCGAGCGCGTGACGGGAACGCCCGAGCCCCACTGA
- a CDS encoding CHAT domain-containing protein — protein sequence MNALCTRLPAFVDGELPLEHHEGFRAHLVSCVACGVRFHDLLQADILGRLALAKAASPHEATADSPAPWSVPFEPAEVRVPPPRRGRPHWSHLGALALVLALVGIGAARVPREAPTPWPSLQATRSMEARLTTAALDGYRPYAPLRGGAPLPALLPLRELARMEDQQDWRGIASAYLLSGDARQALSYLGNAPASPDVGSDRAVALALAHADASEQRALNEALVVLEDALRDRPDHPQALWNHALVLRNLDLPLLAADAFDAVAKLGEPGWSAEARTHARGLREQTLARGRAWKQAFAATQDLMADPNARLPLEEASRLPGIVRLAFYDAVRAAPSKDAVLRLLPLADALDRAHGGGRVLHATVTRVAARDFQKRGPLARDYARFVRGGSPFPPAYLEALRRSGEDDLYVGALGYELKAGRPVDVAAFVRAADGLGDPWFHLIAERERAQQEVRDGQWWKAEARVLEALRTCEAERLDYRCADLHQWMTDMYLSELHRPAEAHEHALRGWRLAKSHGEWQQERTFLQELAQVARFHHVVPTASAYLRESLARMPDDSTQFGYVHRNLATLAWMDFRVDEARQHMELVLESSLPPGLNGAGVLADLARFGPMPGAADALSRALSDLRQGQPRPGERALLDAIQGEFELERDRTAGRALLQSALTQAEPWPDDAYARRAKARASAALISDAGRTGAFVEALTLAGRQLQVLEVPERCVLAVSVQHERTLAVARGPSGAVSGEFTQTRTAPLGQDASGLVPPALQDALRGCDEVQVLAPPPVNGLPRLLPPDIAWSYRVGHATPGHPPRGDSGRHLVVTNVDTPAALGLPRLPSMAPPPGEDARRAMLEGDQATPSRVLKAMVTAAEVEIHTHGVFSPELSDASLLMLAPEQDGQYALTARQVRAHRLFGAPLVFLAACGAARTAPFPHESFSLPVAFLEAGARAVLAATVDIPDTAGRFFNNVRERIHAGAAPAVALRDERQAWLQASPGDRWVQDVLLFQ from the coding sequence ATGAACGCACTATGTACCCGCCTCCCCGCCTTCGTGGACGGAGAGCTCCCCCTTGAACACCACGAGGGCTTCCGCGCGCACCTGGTCTCCTGCGTGGCGTGCGGCGTCCGGTTCCATGACCTGCTACAGGCGGACATCCTCGGACGGCTGGCGCTCGCGAAAGCAGCTTCGCCTCACGAGGCCACGGCGGACTCCCCAGCCCCGTGGTCCGTCCCGTTCGAGCCCGCCGAGGTCAGGGTCCCGCCGCCGCGCCGCGGGCGCCCTCACTGGAGCCACCTGGGCGCGCTCGCCCTGGTCCTCGCGCTCGTGGGCATCGGGGCGGCGCGGGTGCCACGTGAAGCCCCCACCCCCTGGCCATCCCTCCAGGCCACGCGGTCCATGGAAGCGCGGCTGACCACCGCGGCCCTGGATGGATACCGCCCCTACGCCCCCCTGCGCGGAGGGGCACCCCTCCCAGCGCTGCTACCGCTGCGGGAGCTGGCCCGGATGGAGGACCAGCAGGACTGGCGGGGCATCGCCTCCGCGTACCTGCTCTCGGGCGATGCAAGGCAGGCGCTGAGCTACCTGGGCAACGCGCCCGCTTCCCCGGACGTGGGCTCCGATCGCGCGGTGGCGCTGGCGCTGGCCCATGCCGACGCCTCCGAGCAGCGGGCGCTCAATGAGGCGCTGGTCGTGCTGGAGGACGCGCTCCGCGACCGGCCAGACCACCCGCAGGCCCTGTGGAACCACGCGCTCGTCCTGCGGAACCTGGACCTGCCCCTGCTGGCGGCGGACGCCTTCGACGCCGTGGCGAAGCTGGGCGAGCCCGGCTGGAGCGCGGAGGCGCGAACCCATGCGCGGGGACTGCGTGAACAGACGCTGGCCCGGGGCCGCGCCTGGAAGCAGGCCTTCGCGGCGACGCAGGACCTGATGGCGGATCCCAACGCGAGGCTCCCGCTGGAGGAGGCCTCGCGGTTGCCCGGCATCGTGCGGCTGGCCTTCTACGACGCGGTCCGCGCGGCGCCCTCGAAGGACGCCGTGCTGCGGCTGCTCCCGCTGGCGGACGCCCTGGACCGGGCCCATGGCGGCGGCAGGGTGCTGCACGCGACCGTCACCCGCGTGGCGGCGCGGGACTTCCAGAAGCGCGGGCCGCTCGCCCGGGACTACGCGCGGTTCGTGCGCGGGGGAAGCCCCTTCCCTCCGGCCTACCTGGAGGCGCTGCGGCGCTCCGGCGAGGACGACCTGTACGTGGGCGCGCTCGGCTACGAGCTCAAGGCGGGACGGCCCGTGGACGTGGCGGCGTTCGTCCGCGCCGCGGACGGACTGGGCGACCCGTGGTTCCACCTCATCGCCGAACGCGAGCGCGCCCAGCAGGAGGTGCGTGACGGCCAGTGGTGGAAGGCGGAGGCGCGCGTGCTGGAGGCGCTGCGCACGTGTGAGGCGGAGCGGTTGGACTACCGCTGCGCCGACCTGCACCAGTGGATGACGGACATGTACCTGAGCGAGCTGCACCGTCCCGCCGAGGCCCACGAACACGCGCTGCGCGGCTGGCGGCTCGCGAAGAGTCACGGGGAATGGCAGCAGGAGCGGACGTTCCTCCAGGAGCTGGCGCAGGTGGCGCGCTTCCACCACGTCGTCCCCACCGCGAGCGCGTACCTGCGGGAGTCGCTGGCGCGCATGCCCGACGACTCCACGCAATTCGGCTACGTGCACCGCAACCTGGCCACCCTGGCGTGGATGGACTTCCGCGTGGACGAGGCCCGCCAGCACATGGAGCTGGTCCTGGAGTCCAGCCTGCCGCCAGGCCTGAATGGCGCGGGTGTGCTCGCGGACCTGGCCCGCTTCGGCCCCATGCCCGGCGCCGCGGACGCGCTGTCCCGCGCCCTCTCCGACCTGAGACAGGGCCAGCCGCGCCCCGGCGAACGCGCGCTGCTGGACGCCATCCAGGGCGAGTTCGAGCTGGAGCGCGACCGCACCGCCGGGCGCGCCCTGCTGCAAAGCGCCCTCACCCAGGCGGAGCCGTGGCCCGACGACGCGTACGCCCGCCGCGCGAAGGCCCGCGCCTCCGCCGCGCTCATCTCCGACGCCGGACGCACGGGCGCGTTCGTGGAGGCGCTGACCCTCGCGGGCCGCCAGCTCCAGGTGCTGGAGGTGCCGGAGCGCTGCGTGCTCGCGGTGTCGGTGCAGCACGAGCGCACGCTCGCGGTGGCGCGTGGGCCTTCCGGCGCGGTGTCCGGGGAGTTCACCCAGACGCGCACGGCCCCGCTGGGACAGGACGCCTCCGGACTGGTGCCCCCCGCGCTCCAGGATGCGCTGCGCGGGTGTGACGAGGTGCAGGTGCTGGCCCCGCCTCCGGTGAACGGCCTGCCCCGGCTGCTTCCTCCGGACATCGCCTGGAGCTACCGGGTGGGCCACGCGACGCCAGGCCATCCTCCGCGGGGGGACAGCGGCAGGCACCTGGTCGTCACCAACGTGGACACACCCGCGGCCCTGGGCCTTCCGCGCCTGCCTTCGATGGCACCTCCCCCAGGGGAAGACGCCCGCCGCGCGATGCTGGAGGGCGATCAGGCCACGCCGTCGCGCGTGCTGAAGGCGATGGTCACCGCCGCCGAGGTGGAGATCCACACGCATGGCGTGTTCAGCCCGGAGCTGTCGGACGCCTCGCTCCTCATGCTGGCTCCGGAGCAGGATGGCCAGTACGCGCTCACCGCCAGACAGGTGCGGGCCCACAGGCTCTTCGGAGCGCCGCTGGTGTTCCTGGCCGCGTGCGGCGCCGCGCGCACCGCGCCCTTCCCGCACGAGTCCTTCAGCCTGCCGGTGGCCTTCCTCGAAGCCGGGGCGCGCGCGGTGCTGGCCGCCACGGTGGACATCCCGGACACGGCGGGCCGCTTCTTCAACAACGTGCGTGAGCGCATCCACGCAGGCGCCGCTCCCGCCGTGGCCCTGCGCGACGAGCGGCAAGCGTGGCTCCAGGCTTCACCCGGTGACCGCTGGGTGCAGGACGTGCTCCTGTTCCAATGA
- a CDS encoding RNA polymerase sigma factor, producing the protein MEYADFAVRYQPILMAVARNLCGGNATARDDLVQDILLRALLKWDTLREWTEPGRRAWLVRVMHNRFLDQCRRQRTEATNVINLGNVHKLLEEPEAPDPELWECVTEAELLQAVTSLPFNLRRTFELHSEGLRHAEIGRRLGAPVGTVGTWLYHARLKLRDQLRDIAETRRKLGSG; encoded by the coding sequence ATGGAGTACGCCGATTTCGCCGTCCGTTATCAGCCCATCCTGATGGCGGTCGCGCGGAACCTCTGCGGGGGGAACGCCACTGCTCGCGACGACCTGGTCCAGGACATCCTGCTGCGGGCCTTGCTGAAGTGGGACACCCTGCGCGAATGGACGGAGCCGGGGCGCCGCGCGTGGCTGGTGCGGGTGATGCACAACCGCTTCCTCGACCAGTGCCGCCGCCAGCGCACCGAGGCCACCAACGTCATCAACCTGGGCAACGTGCACAAGCTCCTGGAGGAGCCGGAGGCGCCAGACCCGGAGCTGTGGGAGTGCGTCACCGAGGCGGAGCTGCTCCAGGCCGTCACGTCGCTGCCCTTCAACCTGCGCCGGACCTTCGAGCTGCACTCGGAAGGGCTGCGCCACGCGGAGATCGGCCGCCGGCTGGGGGCCCCCGTGGGCACGGTGGGCACGTGGCTCTACCACGCGCGCCTCAAGCTGCGTGACCAGCTCCGCGACATCGCCGAGACCCGTCGGAAGCTGGGGAGCGGATGA
- a CDS encoding R3H domain-containing nucleic acid-binding protein codes for MASGTPFDNDFALLVAVLPPPLQEAVRKLPHAELMEVVMDLGRPPEARLVHGVARLSETPVDAEALQAVLARVGEPGGDNRAGIERTLHRVSAIRNRQGRVVGLTLRVGRAIQGTIDMLRDLVESGRNLLLLGRPGVGKTTKLREVARVLADALGKRVMVVDTSNEIGGDGDIPHPGIGGARRMQVSRPDRQHDVMIEAVENHMPEAIVVDEIGTAAEAAAARTIAERGVQLVATAHGNTLQNLVLNPTLSDLVGGVQTVTLSDDEARRRGTQKTVTERKGTPTFDIVVEMVSRDEVRVHRDTGGAVDRLLTGADVGGEKRRQQDGAVHVEAAPEVVEATPPGGRVPKGTPALGAPRPGPTRIAAHAVSRELLERVLRDLPVEAVVVGRPENADVVLTLRSRANSPRLRRAAERVGARVLAIKRNSSTEIRRALRTEFHLLEGVDPADVHAAVADAEEAIQRVLAEGISLPLTPRPSRLRKVQHTLVVKNHLEAVSVGSEPQRHLVIYPLGTVLTEASDSAPVDVEEAEPDDDLEEDDALEGDAGPADDDGVTGIEASSPDEDGA; via the coding sequence ATGGCTTCGGGAACTCCCTTCGACAATGACTTCGCCCTGCTGGTGGCGGTGTTGCCGCCGCCGCTCCAGGAGGCGGTGCGGAAGCTGCCCCACGCGGAGCTGATGGAGGTGGTGATGGACCTGGGCCGGCCTCCGGAGGCGCGGCTGGTGCACGGCGTGGCCCGCCTGTCCGAGACGCCCGTGGACGCGGAGGCGCTCCAGGCGGTGCTCGCCCGGGTGGGGGAGCCGGGCGGCGACAACCGCGCGGGCATCGAGCGCACGCTGCATCGCGTGTCCGCCATCCGCAACCGGCAGGGGCGCGTGGTGGGGCTCACGCTGCGGGTGGGGCGCGCCATCCAGGGCACCATCGACATGCTGCGCGACCTGGTGGAGTCCGGGCGCAACCTGCTGCTGCTGGGGCGGCCGGGCGTGGGCAAGACGACGAAGCTGCGCGAGGTGGCGCGCGTGCTCGCGGACGCGCTGGGCAAGCGCGTGATGGTGGTGGACACGTCCAACGAGATTGGCGGCGACGGGGACATCCCGCACCCGGGCATCGGCGGCGCGCGGCGCATGCAGGTGAGCCGGCCGGACCGCCAGCACGACGTGATGATCGAGGCAGTGGAGAACCACATGCCCGAGGCCATCGTGGTGGATGAGATTGGCACCGCCGCGGAGGCCGCCGCCGCGCGCACCATCGCGGAGCGCGGCGTGCAACTGGTGGCCACGGCGCACGGCAACACGCTGCAGAACCTGGTGCTGAACCCGACGCTGTCGGACCTGGTGGGCGGCGTGCAGACCGTCACGCTGAGCGACGACGAGGCGCGGCGCCGGGGCACGCAGAAGACCGTCACCGAGCGCAAGGGCACGCCCACCTTCGACATCGTGGTGGAGATGGTGAGCCGCGACGAGGTGCGCGTGCACCGCGACACGGGCGGCGCGGTGGACCGGCTGCTCACGGGCGCGGACGTGGGCGGTGAGAAGCGCCGGCAGCAGGACGGCGCCGTGCACGTGGAGGCCGCGCCGGAGGTGGTGGAGGCCACGCCGCCGGGGGGCCGCGTGCCCAAGGGGACGCCCGCGTTGGGAGCGCCCCGCCCCGGCCCCACGCGCATCGCCGCGCACGCGGTGAGCCGCGAGCTGCTGGAGCGCGTGCTGCGCGACCTGCCGGTGGAGGCCGTGGTGGTGGGCCGTCCGGAGAACGCGGACGTGGTGCTCACGCTGCGAAGCCGCGCGAACTCTCCCCGGCTGCGCCGCGCGGCCGAGCGCGTGGGGGCGCGCGTGCTGGCCATCAAGCGCAACAGCTCCACGGAGATCCGCCGCGCGCTGCGCACGGAGTTCCACCTGCTGGAGGGCGTGGACCCCGCGGACGTGCACGCCGCGGTGGCGGACGCGGAGGAGGCCATCCAGCGCGTGCTCGCGGAGGGCATCAGCCTGCCGCTCACGCCGCGCCCGTCGCGCCTGCGCAAGGTGCAGCACACCCTGGTCGTGAAGAACCACCTGGAGGCCGTGAGCGTGGGCAGCGAGCCCCAGCGCCACCTGGTCATCTACCCGCTGGGCACCGTGCTCACGGAAGCGTCCGACTCCGCGCCGGTGGACGTGGAGGAAGCGGAGCCGGACGACGACCTGGAGGAAGACGACGCGTTGGAGGGAGACGCGGGACCGGCGGACGACGACGGCGTGACGGGCATCGAGGCGTCATCCCCGGACGAAGACGGCGCCTAG